A segment of the Streptomyces sp. ITFR-21 genome:
GGAGGGAACGTCCGGCTGACAGCATCGTGCGGAGGTCCGAAGGCTCGAGCGCGTACGGAGTATCGCCTGTCCGCGAGCGCGTGGGGATGGTCACCGTGCTGTAAGCGGCCCCGATGGCTGCGGAGCCATCACGCCGAGCGTTGCCTGACTTTTCCCTGAGTTCCTCAATTTGCTCAACGCTGAAGTTGTATTTTCGGGCCTGAGCCAGCAGCGACTCTGCGGCCAAGCGCAGTCTTATCGCGTGTCGGGCCAGGTCAAACTGACCCTTGTCTGGAAGGACCAGAGCCAATCCATTCCGGTACCTGCGCGGACTCCCCTTACCAGCTTGTTCGATAAGCCTCGGCAACGGATCACGGTCTTCGGACCAATCCGGGTGAAGGTAGGCGACCGTGAAAATAGGGCGCCCGTCTGCGATACCGCCAGGTGCTTCCGGCCACAGAGCCACGCCCTTGCTTCCCTGCAGCTGCTTCTCAAGCTCCGCCCGGGCCGCAGTGAGCACTTCGTTGGAGTTGAGTTTGCTGGCCTCGTCACGCACGAGTTTTGTCAGGTTGGGAGTCGGCTCGAACCGGTAGCGGCGTCCCGTGTAGTGGAGATAGAGCTCCTCTTCACGAAGATCATGCAATGCGGAGATGATAATGTTCCGGGTCAGACCGGGAACGAGGATGCTCCGAACAAGATCGGATTCAAGTACGCCACGGTCCTCTCCCTCCCGAGCCCCGAAGCTGTAGAGCATGATGGAGGTTGCCACGCGCGTTCCCACCTGAAGCTGCGCGATCATCGGGCTGTCAGCCCCGAGCCTTCGGTCGACCGTCGCGCACCCTGCGCCCTCCGATGTGACGTCGCTCGACAACACGGAGGTGTAGCGCTCCCTCTCTCCGACCTGGGAGAAGAACGCGCCTCGGGATGCCTCATCGGTGAAGTCGATGTCTCCCGGGCCAATGAGCGGGCTCTTCGCCCCCGAACGCCACAGCGAGTGCACCACTGCTGCCAGGAACTGCAATGCTCCACGGGTTCGCTGATACGAGGGCAGAGATCCCCATCGGTGGTACATGAGATCAAGCAGGTCGGGGTGCAACGGATAGGCAGCCAATATCCGCCGCTCCAGGGAGTCCGCTGCCTCCTCGGCCTCTCGGCGTGCGTCGCCGGTTTCTGCCGTAGCGAGCAGTTGCCGACGGAGCAGATCGCAATAGGAGCGTGCGACGTCTTGATGAATGGCCTCGTCCCCGAGGTCCGCGAAGAGTCGCCGCTGAACGACCCGCAGCACTTCGTCGCCTGACACAGGCTCACGCTTCGCATCGACCCGAGCAACGAGCTTGTCCAGATCGCTCAACAGCCCCTCAGCGCCGACAGCCTCGCCAACACTGGCCTGGAGGCTGTAGACCATGGCAGCACGCGGCTGGGCGCTGATTGCTTCCGTGAGGGCCTGAACGAACAGCATCGCCTGCCGGCCGGCGGTGGATTCTGCCCGCTGGACAGCCATGGCCTTTTCGACATAGATCAGGACTTCGTCGAGAAGGATGAGGGTCGGGCCGTCACCAATCACCTGCCGCAGGACATCTCCGCCCGGAGCGGAGCCGTTCCTGTCGTGCTGCTCTACCAGCTCATAACGTCCGAGTTGAGCTGCGAGTTCTCCCCAGAGAGTGTGCGTCTCGACCCCTGTTGCGCGCATCGGGGAGAGGGGGTCAAGCTCCTCGCCGGACAGCACGGCGATCTGCACGTCTCCCGGATCCGCGACATCTTTTAGGTCCGGGCAAGCCGCAACGGAGGCGGCGCGTTCACGAACCAGATGAAGCAGAGCAACAAGGCTGTGGGTCTTGCCGCCGCCGAACGGAGTCCGGAGTTGCAGGACATGGGAGCCGACTCCCCCCGCCAGAACGTCCATGACGTCGGTGAGCAACTCTCCCATCTTCTTCGTGAGATACGTCGCTCGATAGAATCTACCGGCATCCGCGTAGACGGGTGCGATGCCTATTCGGCCTCTGAAGACTCCGGCCAGATTGGCCGCGTAGGTCCCCATGTCAAGGACGCCCGCCGCTACATCATCGTGCGGGCGTGCGACCTGCGTCCAAGGCAACAGCCGATAGCTCGAACTCACAGCGTTCCAACCCCCTGTAATTCAACGTTGTGGATGGTCAGCACCTCAGATCAGGCCGCGTTCACCGACGATCGACCTCCACGACACCAGCAATCGCTCGGCTGCACTCGACTCGCGGCTCTTCGTTGCGTTTGAACTGGAACGCAGCGCCCGGCCCGACAAGGTCATAATGACCTGGCGGAGTGCGACGACATCAACGTTTACCGACATCAGGTAGGGCCGAATCTCTGCGGGACGATGCTCTGCACGCCAGAGCACAGCATGCGCTACATCGATCAGGGGGGGTGCGACGGACGACTCCATCTCGTAGAGCGGCATCGTCCCACTGGCTTCGGAGTCTGGCTGCCCCAAACGTCCGTCGTCCCCGCGGTCTTCGAAGTCTCTCAAGACAACGGTGGACTTGACCTTGGACACGAGGGGATTGGGACCTGCTGTCAGGCCCCCGGACCCATCGAGGTTAGCTCCAGCCATCCGGGCAAGGTTGTTGGCCTCATCGAAGGGGACGGCCGCGTATCCATAGGAGAACTGGGCTGCCAAGTAGTAGCGGGTGACAGGGTCGGTGCCAGCCAGTCCCTCGACGATCTCATCGAGGACCCGGCTCTGGACCATCTCCAGGAACCGCTCAGCGGGCAGTACCTCGCCGTTGTCCTGCTCGACGCGCTCGTACCGGGTCAGTGCGCGTAGTCCGGCCCCGACGGTGGCGATGACCAGGTCGGAGCCTGTGATGCCGAGTTCCTCAAGCCGTGCACGTCGCTCCAGGATGATCTGGCCGAGCTCGGCCATGACTTCGGCTTCGCTACCCACCCCTGCGTCAGGTCTGCGCTTGCGCGCGACGAGGAAGATGGAGGAGGCCAGGCTGGCTGTTCCGCGGCCTACTGCCCTCTCCGGCATCTCGGTGTCGAGCGGCCATGCCTCCGTGATGGTGAAGCCAGCGGTCCTGAGCGATTCGACCAAGCTGGACCACCCCGAGGTGGTCTTGTGCGCGTAGACGCAGACAAGAGGAGCGCCGGGCTTGAGTACCCGGTGAGCTTCCTTGAAAGCCCTTTCCATGAGGTCTTCGTAGTGTCGGCGGGCATCGCTTTTACTACCGGAGTGACGGTAGGCAGCGACCACGGCCTCGTTCCTCTTCGGTGTCAACTCACCACCGAGATCTGTGGGGTAGAGGAATCCCACAGACCGTTTTAGCCAGACATAGAAGAAGTCGGAGAGATCAGCATAGGATATGTTGTCGTAGTAGGGCGGGTCAGTGATAACCGCATCTTGAGAGTCATTGGGAAGCGGCAGGGATGCGGCAGAACCTCGCACGCATGTGGCCGAATTCGGGAGAGTCGCCAGTTTTTCGATGAGGTCGGCGGTCTCTTTGAGGTACTTGCGTACGTCCCCCGAAGCGCCTGCAAAGGGGTTAGCTTCGTAGAAATCCCAGACCATCGGCAGTGCTTGGCGGGCGAAAGTATTCGTTCCGCCTTCATTCTTCGTGTCGAGGCGGCACAGGCTCGACAGCCGATCGGCTACCCGGTTCAGCGCCATTGCCAGGGCTGTGGAGAGTGCAGCGGCACGCCCCGGGTCCATGCCCTCGGCGCAGGCCCTGTCATGGACAGTGCGGATGCCTGCGGCCAGGGTGCTTAGCGCAAGAAGTTGCCTAGGGGTGAAGAGGTCACGGTACTGGGAGAATCCGTAGACCATGCACGTGCCGCCGGTGATACGCATGGTCCCGGGAAGCGGTTCGTTGAGGGGCTCGATCGGCAGTTCTTCCAGGCGCTTCAGACACTCCGCGTCGTCCGGGAGTTGGTACTCGCCAACGGCAAGGTAGTCGCGTCCCCGACGGCTCGGTTTTGCTGCAAGGGCAGCGAGCGGGGCCGTTCCCATGCGACCGGCTCTCGCCTCGTCCTTGACGTGTTTGCTCGTGACTGGAGCACCGCAAATGCGGCAAGTGACTTCGCCGCCCCGGGAGCCTTCAGCGGGGTCAAAGCCGAGGTCGGCTTCAGTTGCCGCCGTGACGACCTCGTAGCTCAGCGAGAGCACGTCGCGGTCGACTATGGGCTTGAGGGCAACGAACCGGTTCTTCTTCCGGCCAAGCCAGGTCTGTCGCACAAGGTGGGCGTCATGTTCGGGCTCCGCCGGATTGGGGCAGCGCACGGTGCGCGTCCAGAGGTACGCCAGGGGGAGGCGCCGCTCGGTCTCTCCGTCGGCAAGGAATCGCTGACCCGTTGCGCCGTCGACCGTAGGGTAGAAGTCACGCAGATCGTCCCAGGCGGAATCGACCCATGTCTTGCCCCACTGACGGACGTCGCCTGCGAGCCCGGGGTAGTTTTGCGGAAACTCCATGAGGGTTCGCTCGATGAGGTGAGCCACCGGGTTCAGCTCGTTAGCCGTGACCTCGCACCCCAGACGCAGCGCTTCCAGGGGGATGGCACCTCCGCCGGAGAAGAGGTCAACGACTTTCGGCGGGCCGTCCTCGCTCGCAGCGAGAACTTCGCTTCGCGCCGTACGAATGGCGTGGTCATCAGCTCCCCAAGTGCACAGAGCTTCGAAGAAGCTTGACTCCTCATCAAGAGTCCGGGTCCGACCCTCCGCCGGCGCCAGGGCTGCGTACACTGCGGCGCGGGAGGCTGCGAGCGGCCGGCGAGCCCACCAGAGGTGGAGTGAAGCCGGATGTCCGACGCGGCCCCCCACTTTCTCGCTGGCACTAGTTCGGCTGATGACGTCGATCGGGATGACATCTTCGATGAGCCGCTTGTCACTACTGTCGCGCACTCTATTCCTCTCGCTCCGCAGCTCTTGTCTCTACAACCGCGTGAGCTCGGATGCTAGCGCCTGGTACGCGGTAGCCAGTGACCTGCCGGATTTCAGACACATTGGGCAGCGTGTGGAACGGATCTCGCACCCTCATCAGTACAGGGTTCGTCGTCGCGCTGTAGACGACATACAGCCAGAAGCCCGCAGCCCAACGCTGAGCGGCGTACCACTCGGTCCGGTACAGGCCAACATCACCCGAGGCGGAGCCGCGGCCCTTCACCTCGATCCTGCGGACCTGCGTGTCGCCATCGGGAAGCGTGCGCGTCGAGCGAACGTCGAAGCCGCTGCCGTCCATCAGGTGTCCGAGGTACTCGGGATCCCAGCCCTGCTCCACCTCGAAAGCCATGGCGACCGCGATCGCGGCATCTTCAACTTCCTTGCTGTTGGCTCGCATAACGTCGATGTCAGGATGCTCGGGTGCCCGGGGTGGCACCACGGAGGCCGAGCCGAGGTGCGTCACCTTCCCTGAGCGGACGACCCCAAGGCGATTCAACGACTCCAGCTTGGAGGCTCGGCGACGTTGCAGCTCTTTGAGCTGCCGCGCCGCGTTGTCCCGCTGGAGCCGGTAGGAGTCATCGCCTGCAGCGACCCTGGCATCGTAGGTGTCCCATCGGCTCTCCAGGCGGCGCTTCTGAGCATTCATCGCCTCCTCCAGGTACGAGCCCCGGAGTTTGGCTTGATCGAGCCGGTTGTTCCGCTCTGCTGTGCTCCGTGACAACTGGACCTCCACCCTCAACCAGTCGGTCAGCGTTTTGATCTGATCTGGCGTGAGACGGGCCGCCTTATGCGCCTCCTCGGGGGGTGCAGGTGTGAGGGTGTGAAGTACGTCAGCCGGGCCTCGATGGAGGCCGTCGCGGTCCTCTATCACCGCCACAACTTCGGCGAACACAAGTTCCGAGGCACCGTGGACGTCTTCGCCTACCACCTCGTAGGCGAACAGGTGCACGAAGTAGGGGGCTCGAGCGCCGGGGTCCACGAACGCCGCGGCGCTCTGGGGGACGTTTTCTGCAGCAAGATCACGCTCAAGCGACTCCGCGAGCGCCGCGAACAGCGGGTGGCCCGGCGAGCAGAGCACAGCGTCCTCGTTCTCGACGCGACTCCGCTCTTCTTTCCTGAAGGTGAGCTTGCGGTATTCAGATTCTGGACGACCCCGGCGCTTGACGGCCGCGAGATCTTCGCTCCGCAGCGCGACGGGAACGTGCTCGATTCGCAGCAGTTGGTCTGCTCTGCGCTCCACACGGAGACGCTGGCGACTGGCAGCACGCAGGAAGAACGCCTCTGCGTACTCAGGCATGAGACGGCGCTCGTCGGAGAGAAAGTTCTGGCCGCGCACCCAGTCGATGTCGACGTACTTCTTCGCGAGGGCGATGCCTGTGTCCCTCTCGTACTCGGCCAGCTTCTCAGAGTTGAGCCGGTTGATCGCTGCGACCGCCGCGTCCCTGTTCGCTCGGGTCGGGTTGGCTAGTGTCTCCTTGACGAGCCGTTCGAAGTCGATGCCGTTGATGGTGAGGAGCTCACCGATCACGTCATAGACGCGGCCGTCGAGATCGGCGCGCATCGCTTCAAGTCGCGCGTGAAGACCCGCCAGCAACTCGCCTTCGACCGTGTTGGTGGCGCAGAAATTGAAGATCCAGCAGTCAGCGCTCTGCCCGATCCGGTGCACTCGACCCATGCGCTGCTCAAGGCGTACCGGGTTCCAGGGAAGGTCATAGTTGATCATCAGATGGCAGAACTGGAGGTTGATGCCCTCGCCAGCCGCCTCCGTCGCTATGCAGATCTGTTTGGTTTGCCGGAAGTCATGCTGGATTTTCTTCCGCTCCGCGGGCGAGTGGCCGCCATGGATGGTGCACACCGAGTAGCCCTGTCCGCGGAGATTTGCCTCCAGGTAATTCAGAGTGTCGCGGTGCTCGGTGAAAATGAGGAGCTTTCCGCGGCCATCTCGCAGTTCCTCGAACTCCGCCCTAGCAAGGCAGTCCCGCAAGGCTACCAGTTTCCGCTCGTCCCCTTGGGCTCGAACTCTGTCCGCATGAGAGACAAGCTTGCGGAGTTCGCTCACCTCGGTGCGCAACTGGGAGATTTGCTCTGCGCTGCTGACTTCTGTGGCTAGGGCATCATCGACGAGTTCGTCAATGTCTTCCGACTCGGCTTCTCCGTCGTCTTCGAAGTCCGAACTCGCCGGCATGCGCCCCAATGTCGCCAGGCGCCTGGACCGTTCGGCGGGTGCCATGGTGCTCAGTTGATCGATCAGATCATTCAGTCGGTCGGCCCGCTTAGCCAGTGAGGACCTGATGGCTCCCAGGCTTGATGCGAGACGACGCTGGAGGACAGTGCGCGCCAGCGCTACCGCGTTGCCCCGAGATCCTCCGCTCGATCCCAGATAGGTATTGACGTAATCAGTAACGTCTTGATATAAGACAAACTCAGCGGTTGAGAGCTGAAAGGGCTGAGTCCGGACGTGCCTCTCGACGAACAATGCGTGGTTCTGCTCGTCGACAAGGTCCTCTTTCTGACGCCGCAGGAAATACGGATTCCCGTCGTTTGAAATCTGCTTCTTCACGAGATCAGGCGTCGAGAACTGATCGGGATCCAGGAGGCCCAGGAAACGAGTGAAACGGTCCTCGTCTCCTGAGTGAGGCGTCGCCGTGAGAAGCAGCAATCGATCCGACTGCTGCGCTACACCCTCCACCAAGAGGTAGCGTTTTGTCTTGACAACCCGCTCATCCCGGCCGCGCTTAGTGAATGCCGAAGCCTTGTGCGCCTCATCAACGATGACCAAATCCCATTGTGAGCGCAGCAGTTCGTCCCGCACGTCATCACGTTTGGCGAAGTCGATGCTGCTTATGGCCAGGGGGAAACGCTCCCATGGACTCTGCCCCAGCTGATGACGCACTTGATCGCCCGAGACTATCTCGAACTGCTCATCGAACTTGTCGATCATTTCATCCTGCCACTGCGTGGTCAGCGGGGCGGGACTCAAGATCAAGATCCGCTCTACTGCACCTCGGAGTTTCAGCTCCTTAAGCAGAAGTCCGGCCATGATCGTCTTGCCGGCGCCAGGGTCATCCGCGAGCACGAAACGTAACCTGGGCTGCGGCAGCATGTGCCGGTACACCCCCTCGATCTGATGGGGAAGGCCACGAACGCCACTCATGGAGACAGCGAATAGAGGGTCGTGAGCGAACGCGTGCTTGATGCGCTGGGACTCCACCCACAAGAACAGATCCTGTGGGTTGGCGAGCTCCGGTGTCGGAGGGACCCGGGCAAGCGCCGCCTCAAGTTCCGACTCCAGTACCTGGGTCTCGTCCGGCGCGCCGTTGGAGTGGCGGACCCTGACGAGAAACACGCCCCTCCCGATGGGCTCGACGTGCTCCACTCTCACAGGATGCGCAAAATGACCATCGAGCGTGATCAAGCGATTCTTGGCCCGCTCGCCTGCATCATCCACGGTCTGTCCCTCCGTCGCTCCCCCAGCGGCCATCCCCTAACCTAGCCGATGCCAGAGACAGGGCGGCTGGCCTCCTCGCATGCGGCCAAGCCAGCTCAGCAACCGACCCGTTGGGCGAAACCCCGGTCTCCGAACGGGCCTCTTCTGTACGCTGATCTGCCGCGGGTCGGCTGCGGGGGGGTGCTGACCCCGGCCGGCCACGTGGGAGTGCCGGCGGGCAAGCGGAGGATTCGTGCAGTTCACAGTGGTGGAGCAGGGCGGACGACAGCCCAAGGGCGGGCGTTCCCGAGCCCTTCTCGTCAGAGACGGATGGAACGACTTCGGCTTCATCACCATGTTCCACCTGGTGATCTACGACGAAGACGGCCGCCGCCACGGGATCGGCGAGGTGAAGATCGGCGAGCTCGGGATGCACCCGGGCCTGGAGCGGAGCCCAGAGGGACCCGGCCGCATCGTCCGAGTACCAGCACAGTTCGCAGCACTGGGTGAACGCCATTTTTCCGTCGGACAGGACGACTCGTACTACGAACGTCTTCGCCAACTCGGTGACGTGGTCCGAACATCGGTACTCAGGGCGCTGAATGACATAGCTTTCGACGGGACGATCTTCGGCCGCGTTGAGCATGAGAAGGTGACACGAGAGTCGCTCATGCGATTCCTGAAGCCGAGCGCAGTCGAAGAGCAGTTTCGCCGCATTGCTCAGGGCGGCGTGAGAGTATCCGGATTCGAGGTGGCCTACGAGGCGCCCACCCCTGCCGGGAACGGTGGTAAGTCGGTGACTCTGCCCTTTGACGTATTCCCCAGCTCACGACCGTCAACGAACATCCACGTGCTCATCGGACGCAACAGCGTTGGCAAGTCCTACCTTTTGAACAGTCTGACACGCTGCGTCGGCGACTACCAGGCCGACCCGCGAGAGGTTGGCCGCATCATAGAATCCGATCGAGGTGCCCGCAGCTCCTTCGCGAACCTGGTCAGTGTCACCTTCAGCGCCTTCGACGAATTCCCGCTCCTTCGCGACGACTCTGTAGCGATCTCCTACGCCTACGTCGGGCTCAAAATCCCGTCCGCCGGTCGGACACCACGCGTCAAAACACCCGGACAACTGAAGAAAGACTTTGCCGACAGCGTCGAAGCCTGCCTGACCGGGGAACGTGCTGACCGATGGGCGAAATCCCTACGCACCTTGCAGTACTCCGGTAGCGGTTTCCTAGACGAAGTCTGGCTGGAAGACTTCAAGTCCACCCGAAGTGCCAACACCCGTCGACGCAAGGCACGACAGCTGTTTGCTGGTCTCAGCTCGGGACACAAGATCGTCCTATTGACCATGACCCGCCTGGTGGAACACGTCACAGAGCGCTCGCTCGTAGTCCTTGACGAGCCCGAATCCCATCTCCACCCGCCACTACTAGCTGCCTTCATACGAGCTCTGTCCGATCTCCTCACCGAGCGCAATGGGCTGGCAGTTATCGCCACACACTCGCCCGTCGTTCTCCAGGAAGTCCCAGCGTCCTGCGTATGGAAACTGCGCCGCAACGGAGTCCATCTCGTCGCCGACCGCCCAACCATTCAGACCTTCGGGGAGAATGTCGGCGTTCTTACCCACGAAATCTTCGGCCTGGAAGTCACTGACTCTGGCTTCCACCGCGACCTAAAATCTGCAGTGCGCCGGGGACTTTCATACGAGCGCATCCTCGAACGGTTCGGCGGTCAGTTGGGCGGCGAGGCCAAGGCCATCGTCCGGTCCCTCATCGCTGTCCGCGCCTCTGGCGAACCTCTGGGCGAGGAGGGCCGACTCTGATGTGGCCTCTACCGGCCCCCAGCCTCTCCGCCCGTACGATCTACTTGACGTGCATCAGCAAGTCCCTGCCGAAGACCAAGATCCGGTTGGAAGCACTGGAAGAGGACGTAACCAACGCGGCCGACCGTTTCGAAGCCGCAGCGACGACGGCCGCTCTCCACACACTGACGGACCTCAAGACCAAGCCCTCAGATCGTGCCGACAGAGATGAGCTGACGAAGAACTACACGCAGCGCATGGCGCGAAAGGGCACTCCGGGGAAAGACGAGTACGACAAGATAAAATCCGCAACCCCGTTCGGGCGCTGTCCTCTGTGCGGTCACCGCGACGTAGAAACCATCGACCACCAACTGCCGAAGAAGGCGTACCCCCTGCTGGCCGTAGTGCCGGCCAACCTAGTTCCCGCCTGCCGGAGTTGCAATACGGTCAAAGGTGAGAGCGAACCGAAGATCGCCGAGGATCAAACTCTCCATCCCTACTTTGACGACATCGGCAAGGAGCAGTGGCTCTTTGCGACCGTCCACGAAGTCGCCCCCGCTTTCCTCGAGTTCTTCATAGTGCCGCCCCCGGCGTGGGACAACGTTCTGACCAAACGCGCCCTTGGGCACTTCCACAAATTCGGGCTGGCGTCACTGTATGGGTCCCAAGCCGCCCAAGAGATGAGCGGTCTCCGGCACATCCTGAAACGCAAAGTCCCCTCCACGGTCGGCGAGTATCTGCGCGACGAGGCTATGGGGTTGGCTGAGGCTAGTCCCAATCTATGGCGAACTGCGATGTACCAGGCACTCGCCGAGAACTCCTGGTATGTCGACGGTGGCTTCGCCATAGATTAATGACCTACAGTACTTCCCAATCATTGCAATCGAATAACCATCCGACGCCGACACGTACCGTGCCTGCGGTCCGGAAAACCGATACGGGGCAGACCTATGACGACATTCCTCAACTGTGGACACGCACTGGCGATGCCCACCTCCGGGAACGGCCCGATGTGCTCCGCCTGTCCCGATGCGCTCCCCTCGCGCTCCCCTGTGGCCCTCTGCGGGCGTCACAGCCGGGAGCC
Coding sequences within it:
- a CDS encoding ATP-binding protein, with the protein product MSSSYRLLPWTQVARPHDDVAAGVLDMGTYAANLAGVFRGRIGIAPVYADAGRFYRATYLTKKMGELLTDVMDVLAGGVGSHVLQLRTPFGGGKTHSLVALLHLVRERAASVAACPDLKDVADPGDVQIAVLSGEELDPLSPMRATGVETHTLWGELAAQLGRYELVEQHDRNGSAPGGDVLRQVIGDGPTLILLDEVLIYVEKAMAVQRAESTAGRQAMLFVQALTEAISAQPRAAMVYSLQASVGEAVGAEGLLSDLDKLVARVDAKREPVSGDEVLRVVQRRLFADLGDEAIHQDVARSYCDLLRRQLLATAETGDARREAEEAADSLERRILAAYPLHPDLLDLMYHRWGSLPSYQRTRGALQFLAAVVHSLWRSGAKSPLIGPGDIDFTDEASRGAFFSQVGERERYTSVLSSDVTSEGAGCATVDRRLGADSPMIAQLQVGTRVATSIMLYSFGAREGEDRGVLESDLVRSILVPGLTRNIIISALHDLREEELYLHYTGRRYRFEPTPNLTKLVRDEASKLNSNEVLTAARAELEKQLQGSKGVALWPEAPGGIADGRPIFTVAYLHPDWSEDRDPLPRLIEQAGKGSPRRYRNGLALVLPDKGQFDLARHAIRLRLAAESLLAQARKYNFSVEQIEELREKSGNARRDGSAAIGAAYSTVTIPTRSRTGDTPYALEPSDLRTMLSAGRSLHERVVEALGQRVFGSVTTAKLVALAGLGPDRKAVACADLVDWFYSYYEFTKLWDEKAIASAIAGAVKSGELGYVVGLVRESEEIMPRDASRVRFGERLASDEVDLSDDAAILWHDYARECLESTVEPAPPSSESGQVAIPQPRPAASPTVANPQVVTPTVDAPVSPSDVVRVADIKATIERSGLFNLRRALSWLSDQPGTVGIAISIHAEGEFDRVAFRNGVVEPLEEATQDLDVNTN
- a CDS encoding AAA family ATPase, whose product is MQFTVVEQGGRQPKGGRSRALLVRDGWNDFGFITMFHLVIYDEDGRRHGIGEVKIGELGMHPGLERSPEGPGRIVRVPAQFAALGERHFSVGQDDSYYERLRQLGDVVRTSVLRALNDIAFDGTIFGRVEHEKVTRESLMRFLKPSAVEEQFRRIAQGGVRVSGFEVAYEAPTPAGNGGKSVTLPFDVFPSSRPSTNIHVLIGRNSVGKSYLLNSLTRCVGDYQADPREVGRIIESDRGARSSFANLVSVTFSAFDEFPLLRDDSVAISYAYVGLKIPSAGRTPRVKTPGQLKKDFADSVEACLTGERADRWAKSLRTLQYSGSGFLDEVWLEDFKSTRSANTRRRKARQLFAGLSSGHKIVLLTMTRLVEHVTERSLVVLDEPESHLHPPLLAAFIRALSDLLTERNGLAVIATHSPVVLQEVPASCVWKLRRNGVHLVADRPTIQTFGENVGVLTHEIFGLEVTDSGFHRDLKSAVRRGLSYERILERFGGQLGGEAKAIVRSLIAVRASGEPLGEEGRL
- a CDS encoding helicase-related protein; translation: MDDAGERAKNRLITLDGHFAHPVRVEHVEPIGRGVFLVRVRHSNGAPDETQVLESELEAALARVPPTPELANPQDLFLWVESQRIKHAFAHDPLFAVSMSGVRGLPHQIEGVYRHMLPQPRLRFVLADDPGAGKTIMAGLLLKELKLRGAVERILILSPAPLTTQWQDEMIDKFDEQFEIVSGDQVRHQLGQSPWERFPLAISSIDFAKRDDVRDELLRSQWDLVIVDEAHKASAFTKRGRDERVVKTKRYLLVEGVAQQSDRLLLLTATPHSGDEDRFTRFLGLLDPDQFSTPDLVKKQISNDGNPYFLRRQKEDLVDEQNHALFVERHVRTQPFQLSTAEFVLYQDVTDYVNTYLGSSGGSRGNAVALARTVLQRRLASSLGAIRSSLAKRADRLNDLIDQLSTMAPAERSRRLATLGRMPASSDFEDDGEAESEDIDELVDDALATEVSSAEQISQLRTEVSELRKLVSHADRVRAQGDERKLVALRDCLARAEFEELRDGRGKLLIFTEHRDTLNYLEANLRGQGYSVCTIHGGHSPAERKKIQHDFRQTKQICIATEAAGEGINLQFCHLMINYDLPWNPVRLEQRMGRVHRIGQSADCWIFNFCATNTVEGELLAGLHARLEAMRADLDGRVYDVIGELLTINGIDFERLVKETLANPTRANRDAAVAAINRLNSEKLAEYERDTGIALAKKYVDIDWVRGQNFLSDERRLMPEYAEAFFLRAASRQRLRVERRADQLLRIEHVPVALRSEDLAAVKRRGRPESEYRKLTFRKEERSRVENEDAVLCSPGHPLFAALAESLERDLAAENVPQSAAAFVDPGARAPYFVHLFAYEVVGEDVHGASELVFAEVVAVIEDRDGLHRGPADVLHTLTPAPPEEAHKAARLTPDQIKTLTDWLRVEVQLSRSTAERNNRLDQAKLRGSYLEEAMNAQKRRLESRWDTYDARVAAGDDSYRLQRDNAARQLKELQRRRASKLESLNRLGVVRSGKVTHLGSASVVPPRAPEHPDIDVMRANSKEVEDAAIAVAMAFEVEQGWDPEYLGHLMDGSGFDVRSTRTLPDGDTQVRRIEVKGRGSASGDVGLYRTEWYAAQRWAAGFWLYVVYSATTNPVLMRVRDPFHTLPNVSEIRQVTGYRVPGASIRAHAVVETRAAEREE
- a CDS encoding HNH endonuclease, encoding MEALEEDVTNAADRFEAAATTAALHTLTDLKTKPSDRADRDELTKNYTQRMARKGTPGKDEYDKIKSATPFGRCPLCGHRDVETIDHQLPKKAYPLLAVVPANLVPACRSCNTVKGESEPKIAEDQTLHPYFDDIGKEQWLFATVHEVAPAFLEFFIVPPPAWDNVLTKRALGHFHKFGLASLYGSQAAQEMSGLRHILKRKVPSTVGEYLRDEAMGLAEASPNLWRTAMYQALAENSWYVDGGFAID
- a CDS encoding DUF1156 domain-containing protein, with translation MRDSSDKRLIEDVIPIDVISRTSASEKVGGRVGHPASLHLWWARRPLAASRAAVYAALAPAEGRTRTLDEESSFFEALCTWGADDHAIRTARSEVLAASEDGPPKVVDLFSGGGAIPLEALRLGCEVTANELNPVAHLIERTLMEFPQNYPGLAGDVRQWGKTWVDSAWDDLRDFYPTVDGATGQRFLADGETERRLPLAYLWTRTVRCPNPAEPEHDAHLVRQTWLGRKKNRFVALKPIVDRDVLSLSYEVVTAATEADLGFDPAEGSRGGEVTCRICGAPVTSKHVKDEARAGRMGTAPLAALAAKPSRRGRDYLAVGEYQLPDDAECLKRLEELPIEPLNEPLPGTMRITGGTCMVYGFSQYRDLFTPRQLLALSTLAAGIRTVHDRACAEGMDPGRAAALSTALAMALNRVADRLSSLCRLDTKNEGGTNTFARQALPMVWDFYEANPFAGASGDVRKYLKETADLIEKLATLPNSATCVRGSAASLPLPNDSQDAVITDPPYYDNISYADLSDFFYVWLKRSVGFLYPTDLGGELTPKRNEAVVAAYRHSGSKSDARRHYEDLMERAFKEAHRVLKPGAPLVCVYAHKTTSGWSSLVESLRTAGFTITEAWPLDTEMPERAVGRGTASLASSIFLVARKRRPDAGVGSEAEVMAELGQIILERRARLEELGITGSDLVIATVGAGLRALTRYERVEQDNGEVLPAERFLEMVQSRVLDEIVEGLAGTDPVTRYYLAAQFSYGYAAVPFDEANNLARMAGANLDGSGGLTAGPNPLVSKVKSTVVLRDFEDRGDDGRLGQPDSEASGTMPLYEMESSVAPPLIDVAHAVLWRAEHRPAEIRPYLMSVNVDVVALRQVIMTLSGRALRSSSNATKSRESSAAERLLVSWRSIVGERGLI